CTCGACGCATCTACATAAGTAGGTGCAAAGTCAAGAGCACTTCATCTACTTTTCTGCTGATAAGGCATTTACGTGTACGAGATTCTTGCTTGATTTATATGCATCTGCAATTTATACAGTATGTGTATAATGAGATTGTGTGTGTAGGTATAGTAGACTGCTATGCAAGCAAGACACATGACTTTGAAACTGAGCTTTTCCCTTGGGATTCTCACACGTAGCTAGCGAAAAGTGGAACCAGCAATGATTTTTATAATCtattccataaaattttttttggtactgTTTTCTGCGgctacaacaacatcaaaagtCAATAAATATTAGAATGTGGACGCTGTTTGCAAAAATAGAATTCATGAGCTGAAATTTGCATAGATTTGTCTATTAATTAttggaaaatttgtaaaaaattttctggTGGGTGTTACATGGTATAAAAGTTAATCGAAAGGTCTTAAACATGCTAAGAGGGTTAACAATATGCACAAAAttgcttgaaaagtttttaatgtaattttgaaaaactaaatcCAAAATTTTGAAGAACTAAATCCAAAGATGCATCCAATATTTGTCAGATACAGATTCTATTATGTCACTTCTGGGTATGAAGGGTTTGAGGGAACGAAATATAAGACGGACTCATGGAGAGattgaaaattttaccaaaatcaTTGACTTGAAACGGAAAAAGAAAAGGCAGTTGCTTCTTTATATAACCGTTACAAAATTGAATACTTTAAtagtattttttcattaattcaaaaaaacaaaaccagaCGAATCTGACATCTTGAGGATAagtatcaaaatcaaattcgtAACATTAAAGCCATAAatatgaaaccaaaaaatatatcgcTCTATATATATCGATATACACATAGTCATAGAATATATATACAGTTGTATGTGTTAATGTTCCCATTATGTTAATTGTCTGTCTCATTGCCAGTTACTCTAATTAATTGCCTTTGTTTTAATGCTCTTCTTTTAGCCTGGATGCTGGGCTGGCTGATGTGCAAGACAGTGCCATACATACAGGGCGTATCTGTGGCAGCATCCGTCTACAGTCTAATTGCCGTATCACTGGATAGGTAAGTAAAGCATTTACCCACACTACCCACTTGTCATAATAGTCCTTAATTTAACCGGCTCTTGTAACATGTAAATTAACATTGCCGCCTATCATGTCGACCAAGCGAAATACAAATCAGTTACAAAAACCAGAAAAAgagattttgtatatttaaacgCACAGAAAATGCTTCTAAACCAtggataaataaaatatatatatatttgcttaatGTATACTGATTACAAGGGGCGGTACTTAGCATCCCTGTGGGGAGTTTTgctaattaatttcatttgcattgcgaaaaacattaaaagaaaGCATTATAGTCTTCGtcaaaacaaattacaaaaatatatatcaaattacaaaaatatatatgaacacaaaaatataaattttcacttaaatttaatacatttcattatttgaaCTAATTCACGAATGTtaaaaaaactcaaacaaaattgTGGTCAAGTTATCTGCCGGTGCCATGGCACATGATAATATATGGAAGAAGACGAAGTTCCGTCTTTTGGGGCTCCAACATTTCGACCAGCGGGTTACAAAACTTCGTAGCATATTTAGTACTCGTATACCCTGTTTAGcgtgtaaaaattataaagcgtgatccatttcgaggttccctactttttttaaagaaaaaacacacttATTGAGGAATgtttttatcattcgaaagagcattctttggcatttttttttttaaattaactctttcaaatgatggccgctacgtctcagatggtctatctgttgagtccaattttgaaagactcgttcgagcatttctgCTGGTCACTGGCAAATGAAGCGCAAGATGTTTTGCTcaaaggcctgaatcgaaacaggattgtccgcataaacattagactttacatatcccgtAAAAAgcctaacagtgtgatatctcatgatcttggtggccaatttaCCGACCCTAAAtcttaaattatctgctcaccgaagtgttctctcaataaatccattgaatgATGCGATGTGTTGGAAGCGGCGccgccttgttgaaaccaagtgtcgccgagatcacgagcttctaTTGCAGTCATCTTATATCGATAATGGTCACCATTGACGTTTACGTTCTCAGCGGCATAATTTTTGAGGAATTATGGACTGATGATTTTTTCTGTATAAAATACGGCAATTTTCttctttacatacccattgagccagaaatgggtctcaccgttgaacaaaatttatctcgaaaacgtcggatcttctgggaactttttaagagcccatagagcgaaatgatgtcgcttgggaaggttgagcggcttcaattcttgaacgagctgtattttgtatgcttttaatttaagatctcgacggaaaatgcgccaagttgctccacacgtcagtccgagttgatgagaacggcgtcgaatcgactcttcacggtcaTCGTGTGCACTCACAGCTACGGCGTCTATATTTTCTCCACTGCGGGCTggatgtggtctattcggtcgcatattatccaataatgaatgttgggtctTAAGATGAGTTATGGTGGTGCGAATATTACTCTCAGTAGGTCAATTATATTAACCACGAGCGAAGatcgcgaaacacattctttcgaaaaaaaaatgctattgaaaaatGTATCTCTATGGATCAcatgttacaattttttttggctcTCTGTCAACGAAGTTGCGCTAATTGATATTGACGCCGAGTGGATTACTAACAAATTTTACCTACTGAAACACAAACTACTTTCATCTTTAGATAATCAAATTATCCGAAAGCTTTCGAAAGTTTGTTGGTGAATGACCTGGCACAAGCGCTCtgaaatacaaatgtatgtaaaaatataattaaatactatattttttttcaaaacaaagtacAAGTCACCGTCAGTAACAAcgaaaaccaaattttcaaaagttaatgGAAAACTAAAGAGGTGAAACGCAACAAAATGTTTCAACCAACTTTTTGCACTTTCATGATTTTTTGCGAATATTTGCGCATATGTAATAATGTTCATAGTGTTCAAGAACTAACAACCTTCCGTTGCGCTGCCACGTTTccaaaacacacatacaaacatacatacctacatacagacatacatcaTGCATGCCATGATTGCCTTACACATAgcgtgctaagtgatttttacaaaattttattgttgttttgcttgTTGTATTTAACTAATTTCAGGGATTTCATAGTACAGAATTAAAGTAAGAATGAAGGGGAAGTGGGATAGGAGTAGGGAGCTTGTAATCTACATATATTAACGCACTAAGCCATTGTTGCATTCGATTAACTTCGAGTCGTTCTTTCGTTGATCCTCATCAACGTTCCTGGTTGATTGCGGGTGCTGCGGAGAGAGTTGGCGTTGGTGTTGGGGCGCCTGCAGCTGCCATGCTGCCGGCGCTCAGTGATGCACAACAACGGCCGGATGGGCATGATGGACTGGAACTACAGGCACAACTGGCTTTACGACCGGCACAAGTGGCACCACTGGCTTGGCAATGACTGGTGTCACGACAGTCTTCACTGGCACGGGATGATGAATTACGTGACTGCaataaaaaagcgaaaatgCTTAATACTCGTAGTAAATGCGCCGAGtgcgtaaaacaaaaaaaaagcaaatgacaaaaaaagagaaaaatccgaaaaatgcaaaaaatattcaagatacAATGAATATTTTAGTATGGCTACAAAGAAGAATCCAATTTTCCAACTCAGTGCAAATGCTGACAGGCAGACTGCACATTGGCAACACTTGGAATGAATACTATTATTTATTTCGAAGACTTTCATCTACTTAAGTACATATAATTCTATATGCATATCAATATTCGATATTTTATCGATAATTCCAAAATTTCGCACTTTTCTTTAAATATGAATTGCGCCACCTTAACGGTAACTACTTACGAGTGCACAGCGTGTGCGCCGTGATGCACGATCGGCGCAACGGGTACGGCAGGAGCAACCACAACACCAGGCTCGGCGCAAGCGAAGGCGATGACGGAGAGTACAAGCACCTGGTTGAAAGAGCACCGGAGTGCAAAAAGAAATTGATAAATAAGCATTTCCCCAGATTTCCAAAAATACTTAcgattttgaacatttttggttGTGTGTGGGGTTTTGAAAAGTGGAAACTATTTTAAACTACTGGAAGGTGTGTTGTTATTGCAACGGAGGGATTAATGTGACTGTTGTATTTCAGTGCGTTTCCAAATGCTTTTATACAATTTTGACGATTTTAGATTTTAGCCACTAGACTGAGTTAAATTGAAGTAAAACTGGACGACCGCGGTCAATGTTAACGCTGGAAAGTAAGTTACCGGCATACCAATGCGTATGTTATAGCGGTAGTGGAGGTGACAGCGCCGCGCTAAGCTTTAATCTAGTCTACTGTGGGCTCCAAGGAGATTGGCATTGCGGCTCTATTCAATGTAACTTTTCAAAAGTTGCATTTGACAACTGCGGCAAAatgcttgtacatatgtacatgtgaaatatatttgcaagtatatacagatgtacacatataaatacatgtggCAACAGCTGGCGCCAATTGCATGGGCAACCAGATCGCTCTGTCGCCAGTCGTATATACTTTCATATGTGTCTAACGTACGAATGGCCGCCCTGGCACTCACCCCGCGAATCAGCTGTTCCACTGGACGATGATCGATGCCGTAGCTGCTTTATGCGCTGATTTTTTGTTCAGTCACTGTTATTGATAGCTAATAAGATCAAGTTcagtatttttcataaattttgttgcttTCCATGGACAGTGAGTTTATTAGCTGTCAGAGCGCTTAGAATTTTGCCACTAACTTAATTAGTCACATGGTAGGAATTAGgttatagaataaaataaaataaaaaaataattaataaaataaataatatatgcatttagGTCATAAAGTGGAGTTATTGACTTGTGAATTCGTAAATACCTATTTCTAGTTCTAGTTTCCCGGGAACTAAGTTTCAATAAATGTGTTCAGAATATTTCAGATTGTGACCTAttagatttcagacaaggctcCCTGTCGTGCAactttttcaatctgctgctagagaaaataattcgagttgcagaacttaatcgagttGGTAAAAGCTGGCGTTTATCGATGATATTGTAaagtgccgttagttctgctttctgcagactaaataagaaagcaaaacaaattggtCTGGCAGTCGCCGCACTCGTGACTTGGatcacacgtcactgttgacattcataactttgaagtggtagataacttcgtctatcttggaaccagcatcaacgtcaacaacaatgtcagcttcgaaattcagcgcagaataactcgagccaacaggtgctacttcggaacGCACTAAAatcaaactttataagtcactcatttttcccgtcttgctatatggtgcagagacatggtcGATGACAAAatcggatgagtcgacgttacgagttttcgagagaaagattctacGAAAGTTTTGTGGTCCTTTCGCGTTGGCCACGGAGAATCGCaatcgatggaatgatgagctgtatgagatataagataacattgacatagttcagcgaattaagagacaccGGCTACGcttgctaggtcatgtcgtgcgTATAAACGAAAACAcaccagctttgaaagtattcgacgcagtacttgccggggaaagcagaggaagaggaagacctccactccgttagtaagaccaggtggagaaggacctggcttcgcgttgcgaaaagaagaaatgactggaaTGGAGTCTTCACTTTTTGTAGGCGTAATATCTTCTCAGTTATCCGCGAAGCTAATGTAAAACTAGCTCGCATTTAAGTAGACGAAGAATAATTATTAAAGGTTCTTCCCTAAAATGAACTAAATTCGTAGTTGCCTTCCTTCATATTTAATCCCCCTGTATATagctacatatataatatttcagtGCAAACCAGTAAACCGTTGACATCAATGTGAAATGGAGTCATAAACGACAATAATTTCCCCTCCACTTTAATGATGCCCTCCCAATAGCAATATGCTAACTTTTCAGtgctttttaattgcatttttatggCTACTAAATtgcatgcataaatatttttgacattttcagATTCATTGCAATCTGGTGGCCACTTAAGCAGATGACAAAGAGTCGCGCACGCTTCATGATACTATGCATCTGGCTGATTGCCTTGAGTTCGACAATACCCTGGCTTTTATATTTTGATCTCGTGCCGGCCGCTGACTCGTTTCCGGCAGCGCCGAACCTCTACCTCTGTCAGGAGGTGTGGCCACCCGGCTCAAATGGCAATCTATATTTCCTCCTAGCCCATTTAGTGGCCTGCTATCTACTGCCAATGTCTTTGATAACACTGTGCTATGTGTTGATTTGGATAAAGGTGTCGACGCGTTCGATTCCCGGTGACTCAAAGGATGCACAAATGGATCGCATGCAACAGAAGTCGAAGGTGAAGGTGATCAAAATGCTTGTAGCAGTTGTTATACTGTTCGTATTGTCTTGGCTGCCACTCTATGTGATCTTCGCACGTATTAAATTTGGTTAGTTCATATGGAAAAACTTTTTCTGGATTATTGAAAtctaattgttaattttttctactttttttcagGTGGAGAACTTTCAAACGAAGAAAGCGAGGTGCTCTACAAGGTGACACCCTTCGCGCAGTGGCTGGGTTCTTCCAATTCCTGCATTAACCCCATTTTATATGcgtttttcaacaaaaagtatCGACGTGGCTTTGCAGCTATTATACAATCCCGTTCATGCTGTGCCCGCATAAGGTCCTTTTTTTCTACGATTTATGCTTAAATAGATATGATACTTATAGCCTAACGAATTTTTACAGATATTATGATAACGTCGCCATTGCTTCGTCCACCACGAGCACTCGCAAGTCCTCGCATTATCACCAAAATAGCTCACGGAAGAGTCCCAGCAGCCCTGGCTTGCGTAAGACGAACGCTGTCTCCTATATTTATGAGCATCAATCGTTGCGTCGTCATCATCACAACGCCATGTTGAAGCAGGACAGCAATCTGTCACAGCAAATGTTACTGAAGCAAGACTCACATGGCTCACGACAGTTTTTGATCAAGCAAGAGAGCGCCTCTAGCGATGGATCACGTCGCATGCTCTGCCAGCAGGATAGTAATGGTTCGAAAGTGTCACTAACCAAACAGGATTCGATTGTTTCATATATGGATGCTAGACGCAATGGTTTGGATAAATGCCAGGACTCCTGCTCTACGCAAGACAACATGTCAATTGATTCACGACGTGGAACGAGCTTTAAATTGGATACACCACACAATTATGGTTCGCCCAGCACCAGCGCCGCCATGTTGGAATATAAAAGACAAAAGTTTGTCAAACAAGACTCAGTGATCTCATTTGTGGATCAAAGGCCTGGTGAGTGATCTAACATATTGTTCCACTATGTTTAGTATCTTAAATCTTACCACAGAGAAGTGTGTTTTTTCATGCCACATAAGTAAATCCTTCAATACTTATAtggtatttattttcttataacgTAAAGATCTAGAATTACCTTCTCTAAGGCATCGTTCACGTGTTCGAGTGCCcctttcacaattttttagttgaaagcttgaggaaataaaaatttatgttattgaTAGTGACTCggaattttgatattttaggCTACATGTctctttaaatttcatttttattagatTAAGTCATAggaagttttttaaaaaaacgagAACTAATTTTTGTTCCATTATCTCAGTAAGTTTCTGGAATGAATGTTTTAACTATCATGAATATTATGTGCTATAATTCGAGATTTCCCGAATTGTTCCAGTCGAACCatttttgtttcgaaaactATCAATAAACATTGCACTGGACCTATGTGAGTCTATCTGCTGAGAAGAGAGCACAAAAGACTTTAGATCGCAGTGAAAGCATCAATTTATTTCTATGAATCTATCTAGCCCTCAAACAATGAAACAATTACTACGTGAGAAGGAATCGCTTGTGATCTTATCCAAAGATAAAGATACGCTGAAAGCATTTGTAGTGTTTTTATAAACCTCATCTTTAAAGGTGTCTATAAAACATATAGacacacttatatatattttctgttattttccTGCTATTTATAGAGCCCAGACGCCATCAGCTGGTAAAGCAGGATTCTGTTATTTCTTTCGCCGATCAACGCCGCGGTGCTCTCAACAAACAGGACTCCATAATTGCGTGTCACACTCGCACGGGTGACGGCACTGGACATCATGTCTCGATCTTAAAGAAAACCGAGGCATCACTCGGCGGTGCGCTCGCATCGCCTCGACGGAATATAGAAATTTTTGAGTAATTCTTTTAaagaaattacaacaaaaatctaaataaataaatactataaattgcATTGCAAAGGAAAATTagtcaacaacaataacaacaaatctaGTATAATAGCAGATAATTGAAAGATTAACAACGTAGCCATTTCATAAATGATTATTCGTATTAACAttgctatatattatattatatggaaattaataataacaacaacaccaacaaaacaCTACGatttatactaaaaatttcatacagccacacatacttacaaacagaaaaacaaaaaaaaaaaaaaacaaagcgcgccacacacacacacacataaaagtgTACTATTGAGCGTtgtaacttacatacatatcctAAACGTAGTGTGTTAGTGTAACGGGAAGCAAATGCATACAAAGTGAAAAGCAAATTGTAATCAGAACGCACatttcttatatgtatgtatatgtatatgttacgaTTGTATGTATGCTAGGTGTTTAAGTCAGTGTTAAGAGCAGGTGCAtacaaaaatacacacatacatgtttaCAGGTGTATTGGTGTATTGAATGTTTGTATGTCAGTGCGCAAGTGCTATAGTTAAGTCTAGCTTAGTTAGAGGTGCGTATAATCTTAAGTACAGTTTTTAATTGTGGGCGGGCAACAATGATGTTtatgataatgatgatgatgataatgatgatgatgatcaTGATGATGATTATAATAATGATGACATTGAAGAAAACGGTGATGATTATGATTAATGTAATGATAATGATGGTAAAGGTTATGAACTTAATGATCATcataatgatgatgatgattgtgacaaataaaatgttgaagATCGATGATGATTGTGACGAATATAATGATGAAGATTGATGATGATAATGATGACGAGAATAATGATGATTATGATAATGATGATTTTGGTGATTATAATGACGATTATAATATTGGTGATGCTGattttgatgataatgattatAAGTAATGTTGGGTGATATGCATTTTGTACGAGTTTCATATGATAGTTTCggatatacaaacacacacacacagttttAATGATTGTTatactgtatacatacataaatacatgcatatttacGGCAATGAAATGTTTGATATTGAAGTATGcgatttgaaatttgtatttttatgagtATTGAACGAATTTCAGAATACAAcaacagaaataaaaacaaatacatatgtcagaaagaaaaaagaatgcatacatacacacgcagccatacatatgtatatgatatatacttatatatacgtacatacaaacatactaagTACTTGCAAAGCAGAGCAGAAGTATCTCAACTGTccaatatgtgtatgtactatatataaaatttaaatcacaCCGAGTTCTAAATGCAATGTACCTACTAACAGCAACATTTATGATTAAGAACAACATTCTTacgatttatatatttatattgaaaatgttgATTTCGGTAAAGAGCAATAATTTTTGCTAACAATTTCATATACACTTACTTACAAAcaagcataaaatatttatataaatgcaagcatacatacatacacacatatatatgtgtgtaagtgtgtaaaTAAGTTGTTctgcttattattttttaacattttcgcattttagaaaaattattgattgaaaaaattattattgaaaaaaaaattattgatcacataaaataaaaaaaaatatatatatacaatattgttaaattaacataaaatatgtatttattattatatgtatattaactatCAATATAGTTACATGCGTATAATGTTGAAAATTAGACACACTTGACCGTCTCGCTGGCAGCGTGACTTATATAGACTCCAGCAAACACAAGTAAGGCGCCTAGAATTGTTTTGTTAACAACTTttagtacataaatattatatagttacatatatgtatacacttatgtgtacatacttatatattatatgagtGGATTAAATTCACAGCATCATGCACAGTTATGGATAAATAATTTTAGGAAATTGTTTGGATTCGCTTTAAGGGGTATATCCACttgtaagttttttaatttttgttttgaagaggcattttatttaaaaaataaataaaagtgtacatttacagaatttataattttggatTACCTTGATCACGTAGCCGGGCCTCcagttcatttaaaaaaatttcttacaaatacgctcatacatctccgaaactatttacAGAATCGGCTTCaaattttcggagaatattctcaaatatacatatgtacatacatatgtactttcatTAAACGTGGTTATatgcaaaatacatatttatttttttagttcacaagtggatataacctcTTTAATCTCACTTAACACTCAACGAACAATACAACAAAAAGTTcaaagcaaaaaccaaataGGCAGCAAAA
The sequence above is drawn from the Bactrocera tryoni isolate S06 chromosome 1, CSIRO_BtryS06_freeze2, whole genome shotgun sequence genome and encodes:
- the LOC120781514 gene encoding A-kinase anchor protein 14; translated protein: MFKIVLVLSVIAFACAEPGVVVAPAVPVAPIVHHGAHAVHSHVIHHPVPVKTVVTPVIAKPVVPLVPVVKPVVPVVPVHHAHPAVVVHH
- the LOC120781508 gene encoding neuropeptide SIFamide receptor, whose product is MVASADPQNILKKLQKYKHLNGTNLLKPFRNRTPVPTSKYDSSNQKATIGASLQLVRENNAIEPTAIPNATDLVEQRVNITNNFLDLLLNPEYVEQFTEMNNDLLHASNETATNDVNMSVSPLNANIIMSPAALTTLYTKNETVLQQNAPPSSLVMDTLLGSVMTTATATVTGSPNAFRTEDLLLDRLPADVQSGATLTSFYANLLADISPSSTFTAAVETMSTPTVLLPTADNDTVYWEHGATDFDVLYRHSLTMTIVYCFAYIIVFLVGLVGNSFVIAVVLRAPRMRTVTNYFIVNLAIADILVIVFCLPATLMSNIFVPWMLGWLMCKTVPYIQGVSVAASVYSLIAVSLDRFIAIWWPLKQMTKSRARFMILCIWLIALSSTIPWLLYFDLVPAADSFPAAPNLYLCQEVWPPGSNGNLYFLLAHLVACYLLPMSLITLCYVLIWIKVSTRSIPGDSKDAQMDRMQQKSKVKVIKMLVAVVILFVLSWLPLYVIFARIKFGGELSNEESEVLYKVTPFAQWLGSSNSCINPILYAFFNKKYRRGFAAIIQSRSCCARIRYYDNVAIASSTTSTRKSSHYHQNSSRKSPSSPGLRKTNAVSYIYEHQSLRRHHHNAMLKQDSNLSQQMLLKQDSHGSRQFLIKQESASSDGSRRMLCQQDSNGSKVSLTKQDSIVSYMDARRNGLDKCQDSCSTQDNMSIDSRRGTSFKLDTPHNYGSPSTSAAMLEYKRQKFVKQDSVISFVDQRPEPRRHQLVKQDSVISFADQRRGALNKQDSIIACHTRTGDGTGHHVSILKKTEASLGGALASPRRNIEIFE